A section of the bacterium genome encodes:
- a CDS encoding metalloregulator ArsR/SmtB family transcription factor has product MEHKLFELHAEMCRVFTSPKRLEILNLLRERELSVGELAEMADIPQSNISQHLSILREKGIVKTRRDGTTIYYSLVDPKIGKAFDIIREMLLKKLAQAEKLSQDIRKTKK; this is encoded by the coding sequence ATGGAGCATAAATTATTCGAACTTCACGCGGAAATGTGCCGGGTTTTTACCTCGCCTAAACGGCTGGAGATACTTAATCTTTTGAGAGAGAGAGAATTATCGGTGGGCGAATTAGCGGAAATGGCGGATATCCCCCAGTCAAATATTTCGCAGCATCTGAGTATCTTAAGGGAGAAAGGTATTGTTAAAACCCGGAGAGACGGCACAACAATCTATTATTCCCTGGTTGATCCAAAGATCGGCAAGGCCTTTGATATTATCAGGGAAATGTTACTTAAAAAATTAGCCCAGGCAGAAAAGTTATCTCAGGACATACGTAAAACCAAAAAGTGA